The Candidatus Scalindua japonica sequence TACTGTGGAATAAGGAAAAATGTAAAAGGTAAACTTTTCTCAATGATTTATGGTAGCATATCATCGGCATGTGCAGATGCAATCGAAAAAAAACCCTTATACCATTTCTTTCCCGGCAGCCATACATTTTCGATTGGCTCTCTTGGGTGCAATATGCGATGTGGTCATTGTCAAAATTGGCAGATTGCCCATTCACGTATTGATAATAGTGACAGGAAAATGTCATATGTTTCTCCGGAAGAGCTTGTAGATCTTTCATTAGAAAATAAATGTAAAGGGATTTCATGGACTTATAATGAGCCGACAATATGGATTGAGTATGCATTAGATTGTGCAAAATTAGCGAAGGAAAAAGGGTTATACACAGTTTTTGTGACAAACGGTTACATAGAACCAGACGCATTAGATGCAATAGGACCGTTTTTAGACGCATACAGAGTTGATATAAAGGGTTTTGACAGTTACACGGTTGAAGATTATTCTGGAGCTGACATCAGAGTGAGTGATGATTTGGAGGATTCAAGGCACTGTTTTTATAGAGACGTTACAGGTATAAAGAGTATAAGGCCAATTTTAGATGCGGCAATCAGGGCAAAAACAAAATGGAATATGCATGTGGAAATTATAACCAATATAGTGCCGGGTTATAATGATAGTCCTGAAGAGTTACATGAAATTGCCGGATGGATTATACAGAATCTTGGAGATGAGACACCATGGCATGTAAGCAGGTTTCATCCATATCTTGAGTTGTCACATGTGCCATCTACACCGGTTTCTACTTTAGAATTAGCCAGGGAGATAGGAGTTGAAAAAGGTCTCAAATATGTTTACATAGGAAATGTTCCCGGACACGAATGGGAAAACACCTATTGCCATAACTGTGGAAAGATGCTTATTGAAAGGGCAGGGTTCAGTGTCAGGGAATTTAAAATAAGGGATGGAATGTGTACAAACTGTAATACCAGGATCCCGATTGTTGGAGGTTTTGGATAGAAGGGTTTTATTTAACGTTGGATCCGCCTAGCTTCACCCATCAACATTCAGTGATCATAAAGACATTCATGTTATCGAGGATTGCATTAAAATGATGGATACAGTAGAATTAGATTTAAAATAACGGAGAAATTATATTGAGGACTTATGTATGCCTAAAAGAAAATCAACCATAACGTTAATTACCGATTTCGGTTTACAGGATGGATATGTGGGTGTTATGAAGGGAGTCATGGTCAACATCAACCCATCGGTAAGTATAATTGATATCAGTAATACAATAAGCGCCCAGGATATTTTCCAGGCGGCTTGTGTACTCAATCATTCATATAATTATTTTCCTAAGGGAACGATCCACGTGGTGGTTGTTGACCCGGGAGTAGGAAGTGACAGAAAAATTCTTTGTTTAAAAACAGAGGATTATCTTTTTCTTGCACCTGATAACGGAGTACTCTCATTTATTATTGCAAAGGAGGAGTCTCCGTCTATTAGAGAAATTACTAACGATAAGTTTTTTTTGTCGAAACTTAGTAATACATTTCATGGACGTGATATATTCGCCCCTGTAGCCGCTCAACTATCCAAAGGTGTTAACTATAAGGAGCTTGGTGACAGAATTGACAAGATAAACGAAATCAGCCTGCCAAAACCGATTCTTTCTCCCACTGGGAAGTTAACGGCCGAAATTATATACGTGGATAGCTTTGGTAATCTTATTACGAATGTCAATAAGGAGGTTATTGACATGATGAAGATTGGGGAGGAAAGGGTGTCAATTACTATGGGAAGGAGGAGGATTAACGGTATCTGTAGTTCATATACAGACGTGGGAGACAACGAGGCATTGGCAATATTTGGAAGCTCCGGTTATCTGGAAATTTCGGTAAATCGAGGCAGTGCCGGAGATATCTTAAAATTAAAAAAAGGTGATAAGCTGGTTTTAGGAAATTAATTTATGGAAAAAGGTGTGTTTGTAACTGGTAGTAATACGGGAGTTGGCAAGACTGTTATTGCTGCTGCGATAGCTGCGTCAATTAAGGCACATGGTCTGAGTGTAGGCGTCATGAAGCCGGTTGCATCAGGCGCAAAGGAGTCATGTGGAAAACTTATTTCTGAAGATGCCGTTTATCTGAAAAAAATAATTGATAGTACTGATGATGACGCCATTGTAAATCCAATCCTTCTCAAACCACCAATAGCACCTACGATAGCAGCATCGCAGTCCGGTGTTTCTATTAACATTGATAAAATATGGAGAGCGTACGAAGCTCTTTCAAATAAACATGATTTTGTTGTTGTTGAGGGAGTTGGCGGGCTCATGGTTCCAATTGATGATACTCACTTTGTTGCTGACCTGGCCCATAAGATGGACCTTGCTCTCATAATTGTAAGTGGAGATTATCTGGGTACGATAAATCATACCCTTTTAACGGTTGAATATGCCAGGAACAGAAATCTTAGAATAAAGGGAATAGTGATTAATATGTTGAAGAATAGTGACGATTTTGTAAGAGAAATAGAGAAATATTCTTCAGTTCCTATTCTCGGGA is a genomic window containing:
- a CDS encoding radical SAM protein, encoding MIHEALFYQSEDHKRVSCHLCPHRCVIADGKFGYCGIRKNVKGKLFSMIYGSISSACADAIEKKPLYHFFPGSHTFSIGSLGCNMRCGHCQNWQIAHSRIDNSDRKMSYVSPEELVDLSLENKCKGISWTYNEPTIWIEYALDCAKLAKEKGLYTVFVTNGYIEPDALDAIGPFLDAYRVDIKGFDSYTVEDYSGADIRVSDDLEDSRHCFYRDVTGIKSIRPILDAAIRAKTKWNMHVEIITNIVPGYNDSPEELHEIAGWIIQNLGDETPWHVSRFHPYLELSHVPSTPVSTLELAREIGVEKGLKYVYIGNVPGHEWENTYCHNCGKMLIERAGFSVREFKIRDGMCTNCNTRIPIVGGFG
- a CDS encoding SAM hydrolase/SAM-dependent halogenase family protein — translated: MPKRKSTITLITDFGLQDGYVGVMKGVMVNINPSVSIIDISNTISAQDIFQAACVLNHSYNYFPKGTIHVVVVDPGVGSDRKILCLKTEDYLFLAPDNGVLSFIIAKEESPSIREITNDKFFLSKLSNTFHGRDIFAPVAAQLSKGVNYKELGDRIDKINEISLPKPILSPTGKLTAEIIYVDSFGNLITNVNKEVIDMMKIGEERVSITMGRRRINGICSSYTDVGDNEALAIFGSSGYLEISVNRGSAGDILKLKKGDKLVLGN
- the bioD gene encoding dethiobiotin synthase — protein: MEKGVFVTGSNTGVGKTVIAAAIAASIKAHGLSVGVMKPVASGAKESCGKLISEDAVYLKKIIDSTDDDAIVNPILLKPPIAPTIAASQSGVSINIDKIWRAYEALSNKHDFVVVEGVGGLMVPIDDTHFVADLAHKMDLALIIVSGDYLGTINHTLLTVEYARNRNLRIKGIVINMLKNSDDFVREIEKYSSVPILGTIPFKENVSVEDCVYGDIVEDFRREINVSTIMRKET